A region of Flavobacterium album DNA encodes the following proteins:
- a CDS encoding tetratricopeptide repeat protein — protein sequence MTEGLLERAMLLLQQQRYNDAEKILGELIRANPNDDYVLYLLSEISLHNENYARAEELINSAIALHPTASHYFFLKSRLYLGKEKITEAEKYITEAISMDPYQAEYFAFWAHIKLVRKKYSEALDIANQALALDSSHIFALNVRSTALLKLDRKEESFDTIAEALNENPNNAYTHANYGWGLLEKGETKKALDHFSEALKNDPNSPHAQAGMTEALKARFLVYRWFLQYSFWMSNMGAKYQWLFILGFYFGSRALRALADSNEALQPFLYPLVMLLFIFAFSTWIITPLSNLFLLLNPYGKHLLDKKQKISSSIIGAFLLISLLSGLTYFITGQDQYIILAFFAFTMMIPLSKLFAKPSGLFLGYNAVMFLSGATAVAMVFVKGILMEDLATVYLIGLVAFQFLANFFVTRR from the coding sequence ATGACGGAAGGCCTTTTGGAAAGAGCCATGCTGCTCCTGCAGCAGCAACGCTATAACGATGCCGAAAAGATACTGGGCGAGCTCATCAGGGCAAACCCGAACGATGACTATGTGCTGTACCTGCTGAGTGAGATAAGCCTGCATAACGAAAATTATGCCAGGGCAGAAGAACTCATAAATAGTGCGATAGCACTGCACCCAACGGCAAGCCATTATTTTTTCCTGAAATCGAGGCTGTACCTGGGAAAGGAGAAAATAACAGAGGCTGAGAAATATATAACCGAAGCCATCAGCATGGATCCGTACCAGGCAGAATATTTTGCCTTTTGGGCACATATAAAACTGGTGCGTAAAAAATACAGTGAGGCACTGGATATTGCCAACCAGGCACTGGCGCTTGATTCTTCCCATATTTTTGCCCTGAATGTGCGCAGTACGGCATTGCTGAAACTCGACAGGAAGGAGGAATCATTTGATACCATTGCCGAAGCATTGAATGAGAATCCTAATAATGCCTATACGCACGCTAACTACGGCTGGGGGCTTTTGGAAAAAGGCGAGACCAAAAAGGCACTCGACCATTTTAGCGAAGCGCTGAAGAACGACCCCAATTCGCCCCACGCACAAGCCGGGATGACGGAAGCATTGAAAGCACGTTTTCTGGTTTACAGGTGGTTCCTGCAATACTCGTTCTGGATGTCGAACATGGGCGCAAAATACCAGTGGCTGTTCATACTTGGCTTTTATTTCGGTTCAAGGGCATTACGCGCATTGGCAGACTCCAATGAAGCATTGCAGCCGTTTTTGTATCCTTTGGTCATGCTGCTTTTCATCTTTGCTTTTTCGACATGGATCATCACCCCGCTGAGTAATTTGTTCCTGCTATTAAATCCTTACGGGAAACACCTTTTGGACAAAAAGCAAAAGATAAGCTCTTCGATTATAGGAGCCTTCCTGCTCATATCGCTATTAAGTGGCCTTACTTACTTCATAACAGGTCAAGACCAGTATATCATCCTTGCATTCTTTGCGTTTACCATGATGATACCGTTGAGCAAGCTGTTCGCAAAGCCATCGGGATTGTTCCTTGGTTATAACGCCGTTATGTTCCTTTCAGGCGCAACGGCTGTGGCTATGGTGTTTGTAAAAGGCATTCTTATGGAAGACCTAGCGACAGTGTACCTGATAGGGCTCGTAGCGTTCCAATTCCTGGCTAACTTCTTTGTAACAAGGAGATGA
- a CDS encoding biliverdin-producing heme oxygenase, with protein sequence MNGTTTVPFLDNLRQATAKSHTDLEELPISASVTDTNVTNSEYAGYLKLMRDVTADTEENIFPLLEGIIPDLMQRSKTHHIDADLAVLGIEIGTHSRPVTRNLKEISTGFALGIMYVVEGSSLGGRVILKNISAALGYDAENGASYFAGYGGQTGSYWKNFLSALSQYEAENQCASEIIEGANFTFDAINAHFRSNAPQ encoded by the coding sequence ATGAACGGAACGACCACTGTCCCCTTTTTAGACAATTTACGCCAGGCTACAGCCAAATCCCATACAGACCTTGAAGAACTGCCCATTTCAGCTTCGGTAACAGATACAAATGTTACCAACAGCGAATATGCCGGGTATCTTAAGCTGATGCGCGACGTAACGGCAGATACCGAGGAGAATATTTTTCCTTTACTGGAAGGCATCATCCCGGATCTTATGCAGCGCAGCAAAACGCATCATATTGATGCCGACCTTGCTGTATTAGGTATTGAAATCGGTACGCACAGCAGGCCGGTAACCCGCAACCTTAAAGAAATATCTACGGGTTTTGCCCTTGGTATAATGTATGTTGTAGAGGGCTCTTCACTGGGCGGCAGGGTCATCCTTAAAAATATCAGTGCTGCACTCGGCTATGATGCAGAGAATGGCGCCTCCTATTTTGCAGGGTATGGCGGCCAGACCGGCAGTTACTGGAAAAATTTCCTTTCGGCATTATCACAATATGAAGCCGAAAACCAATGTGCCTCTGAAATTATAGAAGGGGCCAATTTTACATTTGATGCAATAAACGCACATTTCAGGTCAAACGCACCTCAATAG
- a CDS encoding ATP-binding protein has translation MDNNAIESLREALKFSPTNIPLRLHLAESLLNLNRLEEAEKEYKEVLSQQNHPGAKYGLALTYFRQGQYATCSVILEDALHSDPDNINFLVLYAKTLLRENLYQQAVDTYRKVLEMIPGYTDDELDAELRVGMGPQPQFQEEENNVFLTKPKTNFGDVGGMEKIKKEIELKIIHPLNHADLYKAYGKKTGGGILLYGPPGCGKTFIAKATAGEINANFISVGLNDILDMWIGNSEKNLHEVFETARRNKPCVLFFDEIDALGASRSDMKNSGSRHLINQFLQELDGMESDNDGILVLGATNAPWHLDTAFRRPGRFDRIIFIPPPDEEARESIFNIKLKGKPVGSINFGKLAKQTENYSGADIEAIIDIAIESKLEESFKTGIPEPIQEKDLANAIKKHNASTKEWFVSAKNFALYANESGLYNDVLSYLKIKK, from the coding sequence ATGGATAATAACGCGATTGAAAGCCTGCGGGAAGCACTGAAATTCTCGCCAACCAACATCCCCTTACGACTACATTTAGCTGAAAGCCTGCTGAACCTTAACAGGCTTGAAGAAGCTGAAAAAGAATATAAAGAAGTACTGTCACAGCAAAACCACCCCGGAGCCAAATACGGCCTGGCACTAACCTATTTCCGACAAGGACAATATGCTACCTGCAGCGTGATACTTGAAGATGCACTGCACAGCGACCCCGACAACATTAACTTTTTGGTGCTTTATGCCAAAACATTGCTTAGGGAAAACCTGTACCAACAGGCTGTGGACACCTACCGAAAAGTACTGGAAATGATTCCCGGCTATACCGATGACGAGCTCGATGCTGAACTGCGAGTAGGCATGGGGCCGCAGCCGCAATTCCAGGAAGAAGAGAACAATGTATTCCTTACCAAACCCAAAACCAACTTTGGTGATGTGGGCGGTATGGAAAAGATTAAAAAAGAGATCGAGCTAAAGATAATCCACCCGCTGAACCACGCCGACCTGTATAAGGCATACGGCAAGAAAACAGGCGGCGGGATACTGCTGTACGGCCCTCCAGGCTGCGGCAAGACTTTTATTGCCAAAGCAACAGCAGGGGAGATCAACGCTAATTTTATCAGCGTCGGGCTGAATGACATTCTCGATATGTGGATAGGCAACAGCGAGAAAAACCTGCATGAAGTATTTGAGACCGCACGAAGGAACAAGCCATGTGTTTTGTTTTTTGACGAAATAGATGCACTGGGGGCAAGCCGGAGCGACATGAAGAATTCGGGCTCGCGCCACCTGATCAACCAGTTCTTGCAGGAGCTTGATGGTATGGAGTCGGATAATGACGGCATACTCGTACTGGGTGCTACCAATGCACCCTGGCATTTGGACACTGCTTTCAGGAGGCCGGGCAGGTTTGACAGGATTATCTTTATCCCGCCGCCGGATGAAGAAGCGAGGGAGTCTATTTTCAATATCAAATTAAAAGGTAAACCGGTAGGTAGCATCAATTTTGGCAAACTGGCCAAACAGACCGAAAATTACTCGGGCGCTGATATTGAGGCTATTATTGATATCGCCATTGAAAGCAAGCTGGAAGAATCGTTTAAAACCGGTATCCCGGAACCTATACAGGAAAAAGATTTGGCGAATGCCATAAAAAAACACAACGCCAGTACAAAAGAATGGTTTGTCTCTGCGAAGAATTTTGCGCTGTATGCCAATGAATCCGGGCTGTACAATGATGTGCTGTCCTACCTAAAAATAAAGAAATAA
- a CDS encoding acyl carrier protein, giving the protein MNKEQITGKLKAIIKPYTSEVEVYDKLTEDTDFINDLKINSANLVDIVLDIETAFDIRIENEEMERMLTVKAALDIIEAKLAEK; this is encoded by the coding sequence ATGAATAAAGAACAGATTACAGGCAAGCTGAAAGCCATCATAAAACCCTATACCTCTGAGGTAGAAGTGTATGACAAACTTACAGAAGACACCGATTTTATAAACGACCTCAAAATCAATTCGGCCAACCTGGTTGATATTGTATTGGATATTGAAACCGCATTTGACATCAGGATAGAAAATGAAGAGATGGAGCGTATGCTGACCGTAAAGGCAGCCCTTGACATCATAGAAGCTAAGCTTGCTGAAAAATGA
- a CDS encoding response regulator, with translation MKSGFTIFYTDDDQDDLEFFKEIVDTIDADVSVVTQNNGSQLLHALNNPPPHPHLIFLDINMPGMTGLDILQKVRQSDKELPIVMFSTSGDEDTIKKSRELGASYYVPKSGVFDQLKRSIEHALGINWGSFVPDDKNFVYSY, from the coding sequence ATGAAGAGCGGATTCACAATATTTTACACGGATGATGACCAGGATGATTTAGAATTCTTTAAGGAGATTGTAGATACAATTGATGCCGATGTGAGCGTAGTTACACAAAATAATGGTTCACAGCTGCTGCATGCACTCAACAACCCACCACCGCACCCGCATCTTATATTTCTGGATATTAATATGCCCGGAATGACGGGGCTGGATATACTTCAAAAAGTAAGGCAGTCTGATAAAGAACTTCCCATTGTAATGTTTTCAACCTCGGGAGATGAGGATACGATAAAGAAAAGCAGGGAGCTCGGTGCCAGTTATTATGTGCCTAAGTCGGGGGTTTTTGATCAATTGAAAAGATCTATCGAGCATGCCCTCGGAATAAACTGGGGAAGCTTTGTCCCGGACGATAAAAATTTTGTTTACAGCTACTGA
- a CDS encoding 4'-phosphopantetheinyl transferase family protein, whose translation MIGNDVIDLAAAKKESNWQREGFLQRLFSEEEQQAIANHPEQETMVWVLWSMKEAAYKAWNRQTRTRAFIPHLLHCSVKVLDSENFMGKVVCGDFKYHTQTSISDDALHTVAVADNSQKIHEPVNPEIIKGEGGLPFIRDKKKLLPASVSHHGRYRRVISVCD comes from the coding sequence ATGATAGGCAACGACGTAATTGACCTTGCAGCGGCAAAAAAGGAAAGTAACTGGCAGCGGGAAGGCTTCCTGCAAAGGCTGTTTTCTGAAGAGGAGCAGCAGGCTATTGCGAACCATCCCGAACAGGAAACTATGGTGTGGGTGCTTTGGAGCATGAAGGAAGCCGCCTACAAAGCCTGGAACCGCCAGACACGGACGAGGGCTTTTATTCCGCACTTGCTGCATTGCTCGGTTAAAGTTTTAGACTCGGAAAATTTTATGGGGAAAGTGGTTTGCGGGGATTTTAAATATCATACGCAGACATCCATTTCAGATGATGCGCTGCATACAGTGGCTGTTGCCGACAACTCCCAAAAGATACACGAACCGGTAAACCCTGAAATTATAAAGGGTGAAGGCGGCCTGCCATTTATCCGGGACAAAAAGAAACTGCTTCCGGCATCGGTAAGCCACCACGGCAGGTACCGCAGGGTTATTTCCGTATGTGATTAA
- a CDS encoding ATP-binding protein, whose amino-acid sequence MKIKDIVNREIVNLTNCEQEPIHIPGSIQPHGFLLGLKEGTFTIDFCSENCEAFIGRTYSGLLGNTFSAAFGDDALKQLRDYIANGHMLSSSLLRLQLNGSEFLCTVHYNNTVYILEAEPVSKDIRDASEVYDQTSQFLTYMHDTHTLKELCGLVAKGTREVTGYDRVMIYRFDKDYNGEVFAESVREDLEPFLGLHYPHTDIPPQARELYMQNLLRLITDINYTPVPIFTVDDGENKNLDLSLSILRSTSPIHVQYLHNMGVGATLTISLIHKKKLWGLIACHHYSAKNISPEIRLAAQLQGHFITSQIDVRQSSEEYEEARKVNLSLEKMNTFSLGSASALQEIADAQDILKLCNASGISIVFNDKVYKSGIAPEDDEIKQLANWLATYTVNSSFHTDKLIDYLPEMKSTCEKASGIIYHSLDIDSNNCIIWFRPETITEVNWAGDPAKSIIKDKKGLSPRNSFALWKEIVSCKSKPWLQPETDAAAAYAFSLQRHINLLIISLEEEKYRKLSELLKQTNSELENINWISTHDLQEPLRKIQLISSRILSKEADMSPNLQDSLKRMNTSAQRMQTLLVDILKYTKLKHTDDSLELVDLASIIDEVKEDMTETIAEHSTQVIAENLPKIEGIPFLLKQLFSNLIANSIKYSSPDRQPPMVKIIGEKKLMAYTPEDKHRYQVIHVTDNGIGFEQQYAESIFNIFTKLHASSEFKGSGVGLALCRKIMQNHKGYITASGELGKGAVISLYFPVNEI is encoded by the coding sequence ATGAAGATAAAGGATATTGTAAACCGTGAGATTGTCAACCTCACCAATTGCGAACAGGAACCGATACACATACCCGGCAGCATACAGCCACACGGCTTTCTGCTTGGGCTTAAGGAAGGTACTTTTACCATCGACTTTTGCAGTGAGAACTGTGAGGCTTTCATTGGCCGCACCTATTCGGGATTATTAGGAAACACTTTTTCAGCAGCTTTTGGCGATGACGCACTAAAGCAGCTCAGGGATTATATAGCTAACGGCCATATGCTGTCATCATCGTTATTGAGGCTGCAGCTTAACGGCAGTGAGTTCTTATGCACTGTTCACTATAATAACACTGTTTATATCCTTGAGGCGGAACCTGTAAGTAAGGATATCAGGGACGCAAGTGAGGTATACGACCAAACCTCGCAGTTCCTTACCTATATGCACGATACGCATACACTAAAAGAGCTTTGCGGCCTTGTTGCAAAAGGTACGCGCGAGGTGACAGGTTATGATCGTGTAATGATATACCGTTTTGATAAAGATTATAATGGCGAGGTGTTTGCCGAAAGCGTAAGGGAAGACCTTGAGCCATTCCTTGGACTGCATTACCCGCATACCGACATACCACCACAGGCACGGGAATTGTATATGCAAAACCTTTTAAGGCTTATTACCGATATCAACTATACGCCGGTTCCTATATTTACCGTAGATGACGGTGAAAATAAAAACCTCGACCTTAGCCTTTCTATTTTGCGCAGTACATCGCCTATCCATGTACAATACCTGCATAACATGGGGGTGGGGGCAACCCTCACCATATCGCTTATCCATAAAAAAAAGCTATGGGGGCTGATAGCCTGCCATCATTATTCAGCTAAAAATATAAGCCCTGAAATCCGCCTTGCAGCACAATTGCAGGGCCACTTCATCACATCACAAATAGATGTCAGGCAGTCATCTGAAGAGTATGAAGAAGCTAGGAAAGTAAATCTTTCCCTGGAAAAAATGAATACGTTTAGCCTGGGAAGCGCTTCTGCCTTACAGGAAATTGCAGATGCTCAGGATATTCTCAAGCTTTGCAATGCATCTGGTATATCGATCGTATTTAATGACAAAGTATACAAGAGCGGGATCGCACCGGAAGATGACGAAATAAAGCAGCTGGCCAACTGGCTGGCAACTTATACTGTAAATAGCAGCTTCCATACTGACAAGCTTATTGACTACCTGCCTGAAATGAAAAGCACCTGCGAGAAAGCTTCGGGTATCATTTACCACTCACTGGATATAGACAGTAATAACTGTATCATTTGGTTCAGGCCCGAAACCATTACAGAGGTAAACTGGGCGGGTGACCCAGCAAAATCGATTATAAAAGACAAAAAAGGGCTTTCCCCAAGGAACTCCTTTGCGCTTTGGAAGGAGATTGTTAGCTGTAAGAGCAAGCCATGGCTGCAGCCTGAAACAGATGCTGCGGCTGCTTATGCTTTCAGCCTCCAACGGCATATCAACCTGCTCATTATCTCTTTGGAAGAGGAAAAATACCGTAAGCTGAGCGAGTTGCTGAAGCAGACCAATTCTGAACTGGAAAACATCAACTGGATAAGCACGCATGACCTTCAGGAGCCTTTGCGGAAAATCCAGCTCATTTCATCCCGCATTTTAAGCAAGGAAGCGGATATGTCGCCAAACCTGCAGGATTCACTTAAACGGATGAATACATCGGCACAGCGAATGCAGACATTGCTCGTGGATATACTCAAATACACGAAGCTGAAACATACGGATGATTCACTTGAATTGGTCGACCTGGCATCGATTATCGATGAAGTAAAAGAAGACATGACTGAGACGATCGCAGAGCATTCTACACAAGTAATTGCTGAAAACCTGCCTAAAATTGAGGGCATTCCATTTTTGCTGAAGCAATTATTTTCAAATCTAATAGCTAACTCGATCAAATATTCATCACCGGACAGGCAGCCACCTATGGTAAAAATAATTGGCGAAAAAAAGCTTATGGCTTATACTCCCGAAGATAAGCACAGGTATCAGGTGATCCATGTTACTGATAACGGTATAGGGTTTGAACAGCAGTATGCCGAATCGATATTCAATATATTCACAAAGCTGCATGCGTCTTCAGAGTTTAAGGGATCCGGTGTCGGCTTAGCGCTGTGCAGGAAGATCATGCAAAACCATAAAGGTTATATTACGGCTTCCGGGGAATTAGGAAAAGGTGCTGTTATAAGTTTATATTTTCCCGTAAACGAAATATAA